One Salvia splendens isolate huo1 chromosome 22, SspV2, whole genome shotgun sequence DNA segment encodes these proteins:
- the LOC121787495 gene encoding lanC-like protein GCR2, protein MGDRYFPNEMPAYVAETESATAESDDSLTKLLHLPLNMLSDRLKKDASDIKHTVLNESWLALGKRVRDFTLYTGALGTAFLLFKAYQVTGDKSDLDVSTDIIKACKTALQGSRRVTFLSGEAGVYALGAVVAHHNGDKELCEHYVSHFKEIKLSIDLPDELLYGRAGFLWACLFLNKHIVPNTVSSNRMRVVVNEIMRSGRKLGNVSCPLMYEWHGKRYWGAAHGLAGILNVLMDTELKPDEAEDVKGTLRCMIKNRFASGNYSSSEGKEADELVHWCHGAPGVALTLVKAAEVFKGEEFVQAAIEAGDVVWNRGLLKRVGICHGISGNAYVFLSLYRLTGKPEYLYRAKAFACFLHDRCETLVSEGVMHRGDRPYSLFEGIGGMALLFFDMTEPSKARFPAYEL, encoded by the exons atgGGTGATCGGTACTTCCCAAATGAAATGCCCGCTTACGTCGCAGAAACTGAGTCAGCCACCGCCGAATCCGATGATTCACTCACAAAGCTTCTCCATCTTCCACTCAATATGCTGTCCGACCGCCTCAAGAAAGACGCCTCTGACATCAAGCATACa GTACTGAATGAGAGCTGGCTGGCCTTGGGAAAACGTGTGCGCGACTTTACTTTGTACACGGGCGCTTTAGGAACTGCATTTTTGTTGTTCAAAGCCTACCAAGTCACTGGAGATAAGAGTGATCTTGATGTTTCAACTGACATAATTAAGGCCTGCAAGACTGCTCTTCAAGGCTCTCG GCGTGTCACGTTCCTCAGTGGAGAGGCAGGCGTCTATGCTCTTGGTGCCGTGGTGGCACACCACAATGGTGATAAGGAACTATGTGAGCACTATGTATCACACTTCAAAGAG ATTAAGCTATCCATCGATCTTCCAGACGAACTATTATACGGGAGAGCCGGGTTTCTGTGGGCTTGTTTGTTCTTGAACAAACACATTGTTCCCAATACAGTATCCTCCAATAGAATG AGGGTTGTTGTCAATGAGATCATGAGGTCTGGTCGGAAGCTGGGAAATGTGAGCTGCCCCTTGATGTATGAGTGGCACGGCAAGAGATACTGGGGAGCGGCCCATGGGCTGGCCGGGATTCTGAACGTGCTGATGGACACCGAGCTGAAGCCCGATGAGGCAGAGGATGTCAAAGGCACGCTACGTTGCATGATCAAGAACCGTTTTGCTAGTGGAAACTACTCCTCGAGCGAAGGAAAAGAAGCGGATGAACTTGTCCACTGGTGCCACGGGGCCCCAGGCGTTGCGCTGACTCTGGTGAAAGCAGCCGAG GTTTTCAAAGGAGAGGAGTTTGTGCAAGCTGCGATTGAGGCAGGGGACGTGGTCTGGAACCGGGGCCTGCTCAAGCGAGTTGGGATTTGTCATGGCATCAGTGGGAATGCCTATGTATTCCTCTCGCTATATCGGTTAACTGGCAAACCGGAATACTTGTACAGAGCCAAAGCGTTCGCCTGCTTCCTCCACGACCGGTGTGAAACCCTCGTGTCGGAGGGTGTTATGCACAGAGGGGATCGTCCGTATTCACTGTTCGAAGGTATTGGGGGAATGGCTTTGCTCTTTTTCGACATGACCGAACCATCTAAGGCTAGATTTCCCGCGTATGAACTCTAG
- the LOC121785772 gene encoding protochlorophyllide reductase-like, giving the protein MALQSAALLPCAFSIHKEGKSGKDSCFFGVPLCDHIKADSSLKLKLGSRKQSVTRAEAVATTAAPTFAPATAQGKKTLRKGTVIMTGASSGLGLATAKALAEGGKWHVIMACRDFLKAEKAAKSVGMAKENYTIMHLDLASLDSVRQFVNNFKQTGQPLDVLVCNAAVYQPTTREPSFTAEGFELSVGTNHLGHFLLSRLLFDDLVKSDYPSRRLIIVGSITGNTNTLAGNVPPKANLGDLRGLQGGLSGLNTSSMIDGGEFDGAKAYKDSKVCNMLIMQEFHRRFHEETGITFASLYPGCIATTGLFREHIPLFRLLFPPFQKFITKGFVSEEEAGKRLAQVVSDPSLTKSGVYWSWNKDSASFENQLSQEASDIEKARKLWEVSEKLVGLAD; this is encoded by the exons ATGGCTTTGCAGTCTGCTGCTCTATTACCTTGTGCATTTTCCATCCACAAAGAG GGAAAATCGGGCAAGGACTCATGCTTCTTTGGAGTACCACTTTGCGACCATATCAAAGCCGATTCTTCGTTGAAACTAAAGCTCGGTTCGAGGAAGCAGAGCGTGACTAGAGCAGAGGCGGTGGCAACGACAGCAGCCCCGACATTCGCCCCAGCCACGGCACAAGGCAAGAAGACTCTGAGGAAGGGCACGGTCATCATGACGGGCGCCTCCTCAGGGCTGGGGCTGGCCACCGCAAAGGCCTTGGCCGAGGGCGGGAAATGGCACGTGATCATGGCGTGCCGGGACTTCCTCAAGGCAGAGAAGGCCGCGAAATCCGTGGGGATGGCCAAGGAAAACTACACCATCATGCACTTGGACCTCGCGTCTCTCGACAGCGTGAGGCAGTTCGTGAACAACTTCAAGCAAACCGGCCAGCCTCTCGACGTCCTCGTATGCAACGCGGCCGTGTACCAGCCCACGACCAGAGAGCCATCGTTCACAGCCGAAGGGTTCGAGCTCAGCGTGGGCACCAACCACCTCGGCCACTTCCTTCTCTCGAGACTACTATTCGACGACCTTGTGAAGTCCGACTATCCATCGAGGAGGCTCATAATAGTCGGCTCCATCACTGGGAACACGAATACTTTAGCGGGGAACGTGCCTCCAAAGGCGAACCTCGGGGACCTGAGGGGGCTCCAAGGCGGCCTCAGCGGGCTCAACACCTCATCCATGATAGACGGGGGAGAATTCGATGGTGCCAAGGCCTACAAGGATAGCAAAGTGTGCAACATGCTGATAATGCAGGAGTTCCACCGCCGCTTCCATGAGGAAACCGGCATCACCTTCGCGTCCCTCTACCCGGGCTGCATTGCCACGACCGGGCTGTTCCGGGAGCACATCCCCTTGTTCAGGCTGCTCTTCCCTCCTTTCCAAAAGTTCATCACCAAAGGCTTTGTGTCTGAGGAAGAAGCTGGAAAAAGGCTTGCACAG GTTGTGAGCGATCCGAGCTTGACGAAATCTGGAGTTTACTGGAGCTGGAACAAGGACTCGGCCTCGTTCGAGAACCAGTTGTCGCAGGAGGCCAGCGACATTGAAAAGGCGCGAAAACTGTGGGAAGTCAGCGAGAAGCTCGTAGGCTTGGCCGACTAA